A stretch of Ligilactobacillus faecis DNA encodes these proteins:
- the brxC gene encoding BREX system P-loop protein BrxC, with product MKINEMFLKDIHRNIEGVITASKSSSEQIYQELDEYVVTKELQSHFRTFFDAYKKGITSNTSKMGVWIQGFFGSGKSHFLKILSYILENKEINGKKALDFFVEGDEQTRKIKDPMTIADMELAVDVPTNVILFNVESKHQTGIEEKNSLVNVFLKVFNDSLGYSTNPKVADLERRLDKAGKYEEFKQAFKDELGLEWLDERHEVDFIQDPVVNSLVKIGFMSEDSAKTWFNKLESEYIISIEEFALMVEDYLQTKGNNEHIVFLVDEIGQYIGGNSDLTLQLQTIVEELGNKSQGKAWVIVTSQQAIDKITDIAGASAMDFSKIKGRFETTLSLSSANADEVIQKRILAKSNPAQEYLEASYPNYENDIKSMLVFEESPELKLYSDAKNFADVYPFIPYQFNLLADILTQVSKHSIQGANLSRGERSLLAFFKETAERNANNESTVLVSLDQFYPSLEKWLNETDNAKVIKQAEENSRIVSDKDDYFNVDVLKVLFMIKYVDRSIRPTLNNITNLMIRNIDEDKLSLKKKVESALKILINENLVRQNLDSYIFQTDEEQEVTRLINNIEISESDVNNRIARDILDDKIGRNQFNYKNKNAVGRAFENRYNFMYNFYVNDFAYRKNSNPNLEVKVITPDYVEVWNNETQLILNSTKNQMLINLPVDQEFMDYVKTYLKVEKYITTASVSSAIKNFVAVKAEKTAENQALNNSINKQLDDYLKEATFYFNNQKLEVSGSDFKSHLNDALQQMAKLVYHKNDLVDSAISEADINSLLKDNDGEILEHTEDKNVVDDVKRYIQLQQQQQKTVTMKTLRNNYLREPYGFVNEDLEWAIARLFKSGNISLFKNAIPLDMNSDISEVSQAIFDRKKPEKIRIEFRQKANANQKKLVRELGEELFQSRNIVDDNNDDKTRANFVEKVRFMISSLENFKDTSKYYYPQSSDVDNAIELLSKIVNVRDTKSFFEVLTINEDELFDWAEDYEDIHNFHKSNQKKIWEKSIDYIDRVEGGTIHATTDSIESIIEDMKKIMNQVTPYRDIPRLSELNNQFEKEYTNFMDEHSDKVAKELSDVEQSVLDDLASRNLEETFKKNVIQEFDKLKANLEYAKNIDQVILIEAQAEPLKHKFLQSFTLEENRQREKAAKMLKSTDIDTEVEEDNIASNNAPVQPIKKVTNVYMKDLIKSRRRIKNREDVDAFVNDLKQELLVKLNDDNELDVLL from the coding sequence ATGAAAATAAATGAAATGTTTTTAAAAGATATTCACAGAAATATTGAAGGGGTTATTACAGCATCCAAATCAAGTTCCGAACAAATCTATCAAGAACTTGACGAATATGTTGTAACAAAAGAATTACAAAGTCATTTTAGAACTTTTTTTGATGCATATAAAAAGGGTATTACTAGCAATACAAGCAAAATGGGTGTTTGGATTCAGGGTTTTTTTGGTTCTGGTAAATCACATTTTCTGAAAATCCTATCTTACATACTTGAAAATAAGGAAATAAATGGTAAAAAAGCATTAGATTTCTTTGTTGAAGGTGATGAGCAAACACGCAAGATTAAAGATCCTATGACTATTGCTGATATGGAATTGGCAGTAGATGTTCCTACGAATGTTATTCTCTTTAATGTAGAATCTAAACATCAAACGGGGATTGAAGAAAAAAATAGTCTAGTAAATGTCTTTTTGAAAGTGTTCAATGATAGCCTAGGATATTCTACCAATCCAAAGGTCGCTGATCTTGAACGAAGACTTGATAAGGCCGGAAAATACGAAGAATTTAAGCAAGCTTTCAAGGATGAACTAGGCCTAGAGTGGCTTGATGAAAGACACGAAGTGGATTTTATTCAAGATCCAGTTGTAAATTCTTTAGTAAAAATAGGATTTATGTCGGAGGATTCTGCCAAAACATGGTTTAACAAATTAGAATCTGAGTATATCATCAGTATTGAAGAATTTGCATTAATGGTTGAAGATTATCTTCAAACAAAGGGAAATAATGAACATATTGTCTTCCTAGTAGATGAGATTGGGCAGTATATTGGTGGAAATAGTGATTTAACTTTGCAATTACAAACGATTGTCGAAGAATTAGGAAATAAATCGCAAGGCAAAGCATGGGTGATTGTAACTAGTCAACAAGCGATTGATAAAATTACTGATATTGCCGGTGCTTCAGCTATGGATTTTTCTAAGATTAAAGGTCGTTTTGAAACGACTTTATCTCTCTCATCTGCAAATGCAGACGAAGTTATTCAAAAACGTATCCTTGCCAAAAGTAATCCAGCTCAGGAATATTTAGAAGCTTCATACCCTAATTATGAAAATGATATTAAGTCAATGCTAGTGTTTGAAGAAAGTCCTGAGCTTAAGCTCTATAGTGATGCTAAAAATTTTGCGGATGTATATCCATTTATACCATATCAATTTAATTTATTAGCTGATATTTTAACGCAAGTCTCAAAACATTCTATTCAGGGAGCAAACCTCTCGCGTGGTGAGCGCTCGTTGTTGGCATTTTTTAAGGAAACTGCAGAACGAAATGCAAATAATGAAAGTACGGTGTTAGTATCTTTAGATCAATTCTATCCATCGCTTGAGAAATGGTTGAATGAAACTGATAATGCGAAAGTAATCAAACAAGCAGAGGAAAATTCACGTATTGTTTCAGATAAAGATGATTATTTTAATGTTGATGTGTTAAAAGTGCTATTTATGATCAAATATGTAGACCGTAGTATTCGACCTACATTAAATAATATTACGAATTTGATGATTCGTAATATTGATGAAGATAAATTGTCACTTAAGAAAAAAGTTGAGTCAGCGCTAAAAATTTTGATCAATGAAAATTTAGTACGCCAAAATTTAGATAGTTATATTTTTCAAACAGATGAAGAACAAGAAGTTACACGTTTGATAAATAATATCGAAATAAGCGAATCTGACGTTAATAATAGAATTGCACGTGATATCTTAGATGACAAGATAGGACGTAATCAATTTAACTATAAAAATAAAAATGCAGTAGGACGTGCTTTCGAGAATCGTTATAATTTTATGTACAACTTTTATGTTAACGATTTTGCATATAGAAAAAATAGTAATCCTAACTTAGAAGTAAAAGTTATAACTCCAGACTATGTAGAAGTATGGAATAATGAAACACAACTCATTTTGAATAGTACGAAGAACCAGATGTTGATTAATTTACCAGTTGATCAAGAATTTATGGATTATGTAAAAACATACTTAAAGGTAGAGAAGTATATTACTACTGCAAGTGTCTCCAGTGCGATTAAAAATTTTGTGGCAGTAAAAGCCGAAAAAACAGCTGAAAATCAAGCATTAAATAATTCTATTAATAAACAATTAGATGATTATTTAAAAGAAGCAACGTTCTATTTTAATAACCAAAAATTAGAAGTTTCTGGTTCAGATTTTAAATCGCATTTAAATGATGCGTTGCAACAGATGGCAAAGCTTGTATACCACAAAAATGATCTTGTAGATTCAGCAATTTCAGAAGCAGATATAAATAGCCTATTAAAAGACAACGATGGTGAAATTTTAGAACATACAGAAGATAAAAATGTTGTAGATGATGTGAAAAGATATATTCAATTACAACAGCAGCAACAAAAAACCGTAACAATGAAAACGTTGCGTAATAACTACCTTAGAGAACCGTATGGATTTGTAAACGAAGATCTAGAATGGGCTATTGCGAGGTTATTTAAGTCAGGTAATATTAGCCTTTTTAAAAATGCAATACCGCTAGATATGAATTCAGACATTAGTGAAGTTTCCCAAGCTATTTTTGATCGTAAAAAACCTGAGAAAATTCGAATTGAATTTCGTCAAAAAGCTAATGCTAATCAAAAGAAATTAGTTCGTGAATTAGGTGAAGAATTATTTCAAAGTAGAAATATTGTTGATGATAATAACGATGATAAGACGCGAGCAAATTTTGTAGAAAAAGTAAGATTTATGATTTCCTCGTTAGAAAATTTCAAAGATACATCAAAATATTATTATCCGCAATCAAGTGATGTTGATAACGCAATTGAGCTTTTATCAAAAATTGTGAATGTTCGTGATACAAAATCATTTTTTGAAGTGTTGACTATTAATGAGGATGAACTCTTTGATTGGGCTGAAGATTATGAAGATATTCATAACTTCCATAAGAGCAATCAAAAGAAGATTTGGGAAAAATCTATTGATTATATTGATCGAGTCGAAGGTGGTACTATTCATGCAACGACAGATAGTATTGAATCGATCATCGAAGATATGAAGAAAATCATGAATCAAGTAACACCGTATAGAGATATTCCTAGATTAAGTGAATTGAATAATCAATTTGAAAAAGAGTATACAAACTTTATGGATGAACATTCTGATAAAGTTGCTAAGGAACTAAGCGATGTTGAACAATCAGTATTAGACGATTTAGCATCTCGTAATTTAGAGGAAACATTCAAGAAAAATGTGATTCAGGAGTTTGACAAGTTAAAAGCTAACTTAGAATATGCAAAAAATATAGACCAAGTAATATTAATAGAAGCTCAGGCAGAGCCGTTAAAACATAAGTTTCTCCAATCATTTACGCTTGAAGAAAATCGACAACGTGAGAAAGCGGCCAAAATGCTAAAGTCGACAGACATTGATACTGAAGTAGAGGAGGATAATATTGCTTCAAACAATGCACCTGTCCAACCAATTAAGAAAGTAACAAATGTCTATATGAAAGATTTGATAAAGAGTCGACGTCGGATAAAGAATAGGGAAGATGTGGACGCATTTGTAAATGACTTAAAGCAAGAATTACTTGTGAAGTTGAATGATGATAATGAGTTAGATGTTTTGTTGTGA
- a CDS encoding DUF262 domain-containing protein, whose translation MATTIEVNKKSVKQLLETGKEKKFIIPEYQRPYAWSDEQIQVLFDDLVEYTVNNNESTYFLGTIVAYENDDKVQEIIDGQQRITTLLLLLRAIYSKLEHSSEKQAVYLKSQIEPAIWEQDDLTGEVKFDKILITSRVMGDDGNQEFADILVTGKADSKYNSNYTKNYVQLQNLINEYATSDPLSFYRFISNILNKAILLPITADSQDTALTIFSTLNDRGLALSDADIFKAKMYNHLDTQKKKDFIEEWQRLDEEATNVGESIQRLFYYYMFYLRASENDRNTTTPGIRKFYSKNNFEHLYSDDVMKNLKTILNLWSVINNRSLLDEPWSENIKIQQVLDGLTSYPNEFWKYPVVIYYLRYHSREDFEVKFLTFLRRLLAVLSALYIVKPTINAVKRNILNLNAEIITSPTPKFDFNSIDEKELKDKIKHAHRNTVRMILKMIAYQHQEELLPEKWEIEHIFPRKWQSSYVQVASDDEVRELVEHIGNKIPFEKKLNIIASNNYFAKKKESYQKSKVEILRELAKENADWGLDEIRERDIRISDEFFALLSDWGLNRVDNQTKEELTHIPAERKSDYQNFIKMFKMKDSNESRKKFLEIKPS comes from the coding sequence ATGGCGACAACTATTGAAGTTAATAAAAAGAGTGTTAAGCAGCTGCTTGAGACAGGAAAGGAAAAAAAGTTTATTATTCCTGAATATCAACGACCATATGCTTGGTCGGATGAACAGATCCAGGTATTATTTGATGACCTAGTTGAATATACTGTTAATAATAATGAAAGTACTTATTTTCTCGGAACGATCGTTGCTTATGAAAATGACGATAAAGTTCAAGAAATTATCGATGGACAGCAACGTATAACGACTTTACTTTTACTACTCAGAGCTATTTATTCAAAGCTCGAACATAGTTCAGAAAAGCAAGCGGTATATTTAAAAAGCCAAATTGAGCCAGCGATTTGGGAACAAGACGATCTTACTGGTGAAGTGAAATTTGATAAAATTCTTATCACATCAAGAGTGATGGGAGATGATGGAAACCAGGAATTTGCAGATATACTTGTAACAGGGAAAGCAGATTCTAAATATAACAGTAATTATACTAAGAACTATGTGCAACTCCAAAATTTAATAAATGAATATGCTACTAGTGACCCACTATCATTCTATCGATTTATCAGTAATATTTTAAATAAAGCTATTCTGCTCCCGATCACAGCAGATTCCCAAGATACTGCATTAACTATTTTTTCCACCCTTAATGATCGTGGTCTAGCTTTATCTGATGCCGATATTTTTAAAGCTAAGATGTATAATCATTTAGATACTCAAAAAAAGAAAGACTTTATTGAAGAATGGCAACGTCTTGATGAAGAAGCTACGAATGTGGGTGAAAGCATTCAAAGATTATTTTATTATTATATGTTTTACCTAAGGGCGAGCGAAAATGATCGGAATACTACGACGCCAGGGATCCGTAAATTTTATTCCAAAAATAACTTCGAACACCTCTATTCTGATGATGTGATGAAGAATTTAAAAACAATTTTAAATCTTTGGTCTGTGATCAATAACAGAAGTTTGTTAGATGAACCTTGGTCTGAAAATATTAAGATCCAACAAGTTCTAGATGGACTTACTTCATATCCAAATGAGTTTTGGAAATATCCTGTAGTTATTTATTACTTAAGGTATCATTCTCGAGAAGATTTTGAAGTTAAATTCTTAACTTTTTTGCGGAGATTGCTGGCTGTTTTATCCGCTCTCTATATTGTTAAACCAACAATAAATGCAGTTAAAAGGAATATATTAAATTTAAATGCAGAAATTATCACATCTCCAACGCCTAAATTTGACTTTAATTCTATTGATGAGAAAGAATTAAAGGATAAAATAAAGCATGCACATAGAAATACAGTAAGAATGATTCTTAAGATGATAGCTTATCAACATCAAGAAGAGCTATTGCCAGAAAAATGGGAAATTGAACATATTTTCCCGCGAAAATGGCAGTCAAGTTATGTTCAAGTGGCTTCTGATGATGAAGTTAGAGAGCTTGTCGAGCATATTGGGAATAAAATTCCGTTTGAAAAGAAACTTAATATCATAGCTAGCAATAATTACTTTGCTAAAAAGAAAGAGAGTTATCAAAAATCAAAAGTAGAAATTTTACGTGAGTTAGCTAAAGAAAATGCGGATTGGGGACTCGATGAGATCCGCGAACGTGATATTCGTATTTCAGATGAATTTTTTGCGCTACTAAGTGATTGGGGTTTAAATCGTGTAGATAATCAGACTAAAGAAGAGTTGACACATATTCCAGCAGAACGAAAAAGTGACTATCAAAATTTTATCAAGATGTTCAAAATGAAAGATTCAAACGAATCCAGAAAGAAATTTTTAGAAATAAAACCAAGTTAA
- a CDS encoding DUF1788 domain-containing protein: MKKTLEQSFSVLDNTIKSDDFLTNRGLGNEVGYYIFDYDPKDELRVRDHVRELENRNLPSADGYILQVFNLYKIMMDLLESKKYLNIIEKWEKKHDIMFIATRINRLLKMEEFDDSEMYFTKYITDRVQENSVVILTGIGEIYPLVRAHSVLNKMHLVYTKRPVIMMYPGEYDRLRLTILNTNRDANYYRAFRIH; this comes from the coding sequence TTGAAAAAAACGTTGGAACAGAGTTTTTCTGTGCTTGATAATACGATTAAATCTGATGATTTTCTAACAAATAGAGGACTTGGAAATGAGGTGGGATATTATATTTTTGATTATGATCCTAAAGATGAGTTACGAGTTAGAGATCATGTTCGAGAATTAGAAAATAGGAATTTACCATCAGCTGATGGTTATATTCTTCAAGTATTTAATCTGTATAAGATTATGATGGATCTACTTGAAAGTAAAAAGTACTTAAATATAATTGAGAAGTGGGAAAAAAAACACGACATTATGTTTATTGCTACTCGAATAAATAGACTGTTGAAAATGGAAGAGTTTGATGATAGTGAAATGTACTTTACAAAGTATATTACAGACAGAGTGCAGGAAAATTCGGTAGTTATTTTGACTGGTATAGGTGAAATATATCCATTAGTTAGGGCTCATTCTGTTTTAAATAAGATGCATCTAGTTTACACTAAGAGACCAGTTATTATGATGTATCCAGGTGAGTATGATCGATTAAGGTTAACTATACTAAATACAAACAGGGATGCTAACTACTATAGAGCTTTTAGAATTCATTAG
- a CDS encoding DUF1819 family protein translates to MVKKIYSAGLVSRRFWFYEFKQYINMLNEGKTDVEIKHLNEEANIFGAVSQNRARDIYNTCKRRTEILGNDMQKLFPELDIDNQKIILLIAVLLLDDLFLEFVGEVYQMQVQKGILTLTNTDYKAFFSEKQRTNDIVSTWKPYTYSRLGSSYRTYLLEVGLIRDNKVHDIITPKIIDIKVISWLRDINRWDIAKALIGGN, encoded by the coding sequence ATGGTTAAAAAAATATATAGTGCCGGTCTAGTTTCACGAAGATTCTGGTTTTATGAATTTAAGCAATATATAAATATGCTTAATGAAGGAAAAACTGATGTGGAAATTAAACATTTGAATGAAGAAGCTAATATTTTTGGTGCTGTTAGCCAGAATCGAGCAAGGGATATTTATAATACCTGTAAGAGAAGAACTGAAATTTTAGGGAATGATATGCAAAAATTATTTCCGGAATTGGATATTGATAATCAGAAAATAATACTACTAATAGCAGTATTATTGTTAGATGACTTATTTCTTGAATTTGTGGGGGAAGTTTATCAAATGCAAGTACAAAAGGGAATTCTGACATTAACTAATACTGACTATAAGGCTTTTTTTTCTGAAAAGCAAAGAACTAATGATATAGTTTCTACCTGGAAACCATATACATACAGCCGATTAGGTAGTAGCTATCGCACATATTTGCTTGAAGTAGGTCTTATTCGTGATAATAAAGTACATGATATTATTACGCCAAAGATTATTGATATTAAAGTGATATCTTGGTTGAGAGATATAAATCGTTGGGATATTGCTAAGGCATTGATCGGAGGAAATTAA
- a CDS encoding ACT domain-containing protein — protein MELKKIATILAENEIGLFAISTYNTDYILTKEKDYFRALEVLKEAGYKIV, from the coding sequence ATGGAGTTAAAAAAGATCGCAACTATCCTAGCTGAAAATGAGATCGGACTTTTTGCGATCTCGACCTATAATACAGATTACATTTTAACTAAAGAAAAAGACTATTTCCGTGCACTTGAAGTGTTGAAAGAAGCGGGATATAAGATCGTATAA